In Thermoplasmataceae archaeon, the following proteins share a genomic window:
- the ychF gene encoding YchF-related putative GTPase, translating into MKRIKIGLVGKPNVGKSTIFSAITKTHAEIGNYPFTTVKPNLGVTFIDHACPEKDLGHPCNPREGTCRNGIRMIPVEIIDVPGLIPGASEGKGMGNEFLDNIRDVDAIIHVYDASGKTTADGNPSETFVDPAEELKFIREELVNWVASRLGRDWEKFSRKADSTGERIETKLMPKVGTFGLREQDIETILLKEAFPAKLSIWTSDDFMDFASAIFKYVKPLIHVGNKSDELNNQEMSRLANITDNNFMVSGIYELALARASGAGLIRSTEVPVEISLGLKDAQKDALARINAFFQGGIPVRIGKVISDIVYRLLHYIVVFPVYDEGKWCDKDGNVLPDAFLVHAGNTALDLAFNIHTEIGEGFIRAINGRTKMVVGKEYELKDGDVIKIVTHRT; encoded by the coding sequence ATGAAGAGAATAAAGATAGGCCTTGTTGGAAAGCCGAACGTCGGCAAATCCACGATTTTCTCCGCCATAACTAAAACGCATGCTGAGATAGGCAATTACCCATTCACAACGGTCAAGCCAAATCTTGGGGTAACATTCATAGATCATGCCTGCCCGGAAAAAGATCTGGGCCATCCGTGCAACCCTCGCGAGGGGACCTGCAGAAACGGCATCCGCATGATTCCGGTTGAAATCATTGACGTACCCGGCCTCATACCTGGAGCCAGTGAAGGAAAAGGAATGGGAAACGAGTTCCTTGATAATATCAGGGATGTCGATGCAATAATTCATGTTTATGATGCATCCGGAAAAACAACTGCGGATGGGAATCCCTCGGAGACTTTTGTTGATCCTGCCGAGGAACTGAAATTCATAAGGGAAGAACTCGTGAACTGGGTAGCGTCCAGGCTTGGTAGGGACTGGGAGAAATTCTCCAGAAAGGCTGACAGCACTGGAGAAAGAATTGAAACAAAGCTGATGCCCAAGGTTGGAACGTTTGGCCTCAGAGAGCAGGATATAGAGACGATACTCCTCAAGGAAGCGTTTCCTGCAAAGCTGTCTATATGGACTAGTGATGACTTCATGGACTTTGCCTCGGCGATATTCAAATATGTAAAGCCATTGATTCATGTAGGGAACAAGTCTGATGAACTCAACAACCAGGAAATGTCAAGACTGGCTAACATAACAGACAACAATTTTATGGTATCGGGCATATACGAATTGGCACTTGCCAGAGCATCTGGGGCTGGATTGATAAGATCCACTGAAGTACCCGTTGAGATAAGCCTGGGTCTCAAGGATGCGCAGAAAGATGCACTAGCCAGGATAAATGCCTTTTTCCAAGGTGGCATCCCTGTTAGAATAGGGAAAGTGATTTCTGATATTGTCTATAGGCTTCTCCATTACATAGTCGTGTTTCCTGTCTATGACGAGGGGAAATGGTGCGACAAGGATGGAAATGTTCTTCCTGATGCATTTCTAGTTCACGCGGGAAATACCGCATTAGACCTTGCGTTCAATATTCATACAGAAATAGGTGAAGGATTCATCAGAGCAATCAATGGGCGGACCAAGATGGTTGTTGGGAAGGAGTATGAACTTAAGGATGGCGATGTCATAAAGATCGTGACCCACCGAACATAG
- a CDS encoding 30S ribosomal protein S7, with protein MEIKLLGQYDVNEIQIHDQGLSKYINLTSNLNLHTGGRFSNYFAGKRNVNTVERLLNKLMRTEKWTGKKYSAYRVLSEAFAKIAAKTKQNPVQILINAIENSAPREEVTRLKYGGIAVPKAVDVSPSRRVDVALRNIASGATNASFKHKKSIEDCLADEIMLAANNDANSFSVSKKEEIERVAASAR; from the coding sequence ATGGAGATAAAGTTACTTGGACAATATGATGTTAACGAGATACAGATACACGATCAGGGACTTTCGAAATACATAAACCTCACCTCAAACCTGAATCTCCACACTGGAGGGAGGTTTTCAAACTATTTCGCCGGAAAGAGAAATGTGAACACCGTCGAAAGGCTCCTGAACAAACTTATGAGGACCGAGAAGTGGACAGGAAAGAAATACAGTGCGTATCGCGTCCTTTCCGAAGCGTTTGCCAAGATAGCGGCAAAGACAAAGCAGAACCCGGTTCAGATACTCATAAACGCCATTGAGAATTCTGCTCCCAGGGAAGAAGTCACGAGACTGAAGTATGGTGGAATCGCCGTTCCGAAAGCCGTCGATGTATCCCCATCTAGAAGAGTTGATGTTGCGCTCAGGAACATAGCAAGTGGCGCTACTAATGCTTCCTTCAAGCACAAGAAGAGCATCGAGGACTGCCTCGCAGACGAGATCATGCTTGCAGCTAACAATGACGCGAACTCTTTCTCGGTGAGCAAGAAGGAAGAGATTGAGAGAGTGGCGGCATCCGCGAGATAA
- a CDS encoding deoxyhypusine synthase, whose protein sequence is MDRKDLLTEPVRDMHLSGNSTLNDLMGQFRESGGFSSAKIYTAYEILKKMFTEENTTFLSFPADIISTGTRGVINELVKRKLVDVIITTNGTLDHDVARTYGKYYSGTFEFSDRKLADLGINRLGNVFVPDESYGELIEEKIQGMLTDLYEEKKEWSGSELVRRIGSRINDDSSILYNAAKNNIPIFVPGMTDGSVGSQFWSFYETHRDFKINLLEDEHLLSDIVFDAKKTGALMMGGGISKHHTIWWNQFRGGLDSAVYITTAQEYDGSLSGAKLEEAISWRKIREDAEFVNVYGDVTIILPVLIGSLLD, encoded by the coding sequence ATGGACAGAAAGGATCTTCTGACTGAGCCTGTCAGGGACATGCACCTTTCAGGTAACTCCACTCTTAACGACCTGATGGGGCAATTTAGAGAATCTGGAGGTTTTTCCTCTGCCAAGATCTATACCGCGTATGAAATTCTGAAAAAAATGTTCACCGAGGAGAACACGACATTTCTTTCGTTCCCAGCAGACATAATTTCAACAGGCACAAGGGGAGTAATTAACGAACTGGTTAAAAGGAAACTAGTTGACGTAATTATAACCACGAACGGGACACTTGATCATGATGTTGCAAGAACCTACGGGAAATACTACTCCGGTACATTTGAATTCAGCGATCGGAAACTTGCTGACCTCGGAATAAATAGACTTGGGAATGTTTTTGTTCCGGACGAGAGCTATGGAGAATTGATTGAGGAAAAGATACAGGGGATGCTCACTGATCTGTATGAAGAGAAGAAAGAGTGGAGTGGCTCAGAACTGGTGAGGCGCATCGGTTCAAGGATCAATGACGACTCTTCCATCCTTTATAATGCAGCAAAGAACAACATACCAATATTCGTGCCAGGAATGACCGACGGTTCGGTTGGATCGCAATTCTGGTCATTTTATGAAACGCACAGGGACTTCAAGATAAACCTGCTTGAAGATGAACACCTGCTTTCTGACATAGTGTTTGACGCTAAAAAGACAGGCGCGCTCATGATGGGCGGGGGGATATCAAAGCACCATACGATATGGTGGAACCAGTTCCGAGGAGGCTTGGATTCAGCTGTTTATATCACAACAGCGCAGGAATATGATGGTTCACTCTCTGGCGCAAAGCTCGAAGAAGCCATTTCCTGGAGAAAAATAAGAGAAGATGCGGAATTCGTAAATGTATACGGAGACGTTACTATAATATTGCCTGTCCTTATCGGTTCACTGCTTGATTGA
- the moaC gene encoding cyclic pyranopterin monophosphate synthase MoaC encodes MIDISSKDVVERTATASGMIRLKNSTIDSIRHGDNKKGNVLETSRIAGMQAAKRTWDIVPYCHQIPISSVNLDFDTEQNSIKVICTVKALYKTGVEMEAISCVQAALITIWDMVKYLEKDDSGQYPETEIERVRVENKFKRKIDASQD; translated from the coding sequence ATGATAGACATTTCGTCGAAGGACGTGGTTGAACGCACTGCCACTGCTTCCGGCATGATCAGGCTCAAGAACTCTACCATAGATTCAATCAGACACGGAGATAACAAGAAGGGAAACGTACTTGAGACCTCTAGGATAGCAGGAATGCAGGCAGCAAAGAGGACATGGGATATCGTACCATACTGTCATCAGATTCCCATTTCGTCTGTGAATCTGGACTTTGACACGGAGCAGAACAGCATAAAAGTGATCTGCACGGTGAAGGCGCTCTATAAGACTGGGGTGGAAATGGAGGCCATTTCCTGTGTGCAGGCTGCTCTGATAACCATATGGGACATGGTGAAATACCTGGAGAAGGATGACTCTGGTCAATACCCGGAAACTGAGATAGAGAGAGTGCGGGTAGAAAACAAATTTAAGAGGAAGATCGATGCATCACAGGACTGA
- a CDS encoding isoaspartyl peptidase/L-asparaginase, translating into MKDILLLHGGVGSDSSINPILNGYARHAFLKEPLDSVVKAVVLMEDDETFNAGTGSVMRLDGTIQMDACVMVPGHVGSVMGIERVKNPVLVARDVMEKSPHVIFAGDGATAFARIMGHGDYDPSTEKSRKRLEKVKLDLESNQDPGAREKMFLLSMEKTGHDTVGAVARIGDRFASAVSTGGASPMMRGRVGDSPVPGSGIFTGEEGSVVATGIGEEIIKRSLCFRIYSRIGEKPLKQILDEEVAYFGDVAVGVIAVSRNEVAYSANKDMATGYIEA; encoded by the coding sequence GTGAAAGACATACTCCTCTTGCACGGTGGTGTTGGCTCTGATTCAAGCATAAACCCAATTTTGAACGGATATGCCAGGCATGCATTCCTCAAGGAACCCTTGGACTCAGTTGTGAAGGCGGTTGTGCTTATGGAAGATGATGAAACGTTTAACGCTGGAACAGGTTCTGTAATGCGGCTGGATGGTACCATTCAAATGGATGCCTGTGTGATGGTACCGGGTCACGTGGGTTCGGTGATGGGCATTGAAAGGGTGAAAAACCCAGTGTTAGTTGCGAGAGATGTGATGGAGAAATCACCGCACGTGATATTTGCTGGGGATGGTGCGACCGCTTTTGCAAGGATCATGGGCCATGGGGACTATGATCCTTCGACGGAGAAGTCAAGAAAAAGGCTTGAAAAAGTGAAACTCGACCTTGAGTCAAATCAGGATCCGGGGGCAAGAGAGAAGATGTTCCTTCTGTCTATGGAAAAAACCGGCCATGATACAGTGGGTGCGGTTGCAAGGATAGGGGACAGGTTTGCTTCTGCAGTCTCAACGGGTGGGGCCTCACCCATGATGCGGGGGAGAGTGGGCGATTCACCGGTTCCCGGATCAGGTATATTCACAGGCGAAGAAGGATCCGTTGTTGCCACTGGAATCGGGGAAGAGATCATAAAGAGGTCTCTATGCTTCAGGATATATTCCAGAATTGGCGAGAAACCACTAAAACAAATACTGGATGAGGAAGTGGCATACTTCGGCGATGTTGCTGTTGGTGTTATCGCTGTTTCCAGAAACGAAGTGGCATATTCCGCTAACAAGGATATGGCAACAGGGTACATCGAAGCGTGA
- a CDS encoding UPF0179 family protein — translation MNNTAKISLIGVDLAKEGLEFTFVTPLVGCAECRIKNVCFNLEPGRKYRITKVRDKINPCFVFDGDKVATVEVEDVQNYANIQHGKKLQEGSTVTLNSLGCDNYACPNIETCNLIHTREGTKAVVDKIEGKVDCPKGYDLRKVAVTLH, via the coding sequence GTGAATAATACGGCAAAAATATCATTGATTGGAGTGGATCTGGCAAAGGAAGGTCTGGAATTTACGTTTGTTACGCCGCTCGTTGGATGTGCGGAATGCAGGATTAAGAACGTGTGTTTCAACCTAGAGCCAGGAAGAAAGTACAGGATAACCAAGGTGAGGGACAAGATCAACCCTTGCTTTGTATTCGACGGTGACAAAGTCGCAACGGTTGAGGTGGAGGATGTCCAGAATTATGCTAACATACAGCACGGTAAGAAGCTGCAGGAAGGATCTACCGTTACATTGAATTCACTGGGTTGTGACAATTATGCCTGCCCAAATATAGAGACATGCAACCTTATCCACACGAGGGAAGGCACTAAAGCTGTGGTAGACAAGATAGAGGGCAAGGTTGACTGCCCGAAAGGCTATGACCTCAGAAAGGTAGCTGTTACCCTTCACTGA
- a CDS encoding alpha/beta hydrolase, which produces MTYKEGTADLDTGLKVFYRMWFPEKSRGTIIGVHGFVEHTGRYLEFGKYLENNGYTLAMYDLRGHGRTASADEFGYVKNFEFMVKDTEAFSSYIKDDMGSESIFMLGHSMGGLIVFHVLARSKVPVRGAVTSGASLRVVSNGTQRAILSIMNAVSPRKRVKLPIRAEYLSHDPAVERNYLNDPLVCKNPSVSMIYQLYQGSRDIWKNLGKVSSPILMLQGSGDKIVPPAVTPEAYGFISSTDKTKKMYDGFYHEILNEKGKGAVYSDILSWFSAH; this is translated from the coding sequence ATGACCTATAAAGAGGGCACAGCGGATCTAGATACCGGCTTGAAGGTATTTTACAGGATGTGGTTCCCAGAGAAGAGCAGAGGTACAATCATTGGTGTACATGGTTTTGTGGAGCACACCGGAAGGTACCTGGAGTTTGGAAAGTATCTGGAAAACAATGGATATACCCTTGCGATGTACGATCTAAGGGGTCATGGAAGGACCGCCAGTGCTGATGAATTCGGTTATGTTAAAAACTTCGAGTTCATGGTGAAAGACACTGAAGCTTTCTCTTCATACATAAAGGACGATATGGGTTCTGAATCTATATTTATGCTCGGGCACAGCATGGGTGGACTCATTGTCTTCCATGTTCTAGCAAGGTCAAAAGTACCGGTGCGCGGCGCAGTAACTTCCGGAGCTTCACTCAGAGTGGTCTCGAATGGAACCCAGAGAGCCATACTTTCCATAATGAACGCCGTCTCACCCAGAAAGAGAGTGAAACTGCCAATCCGGGCCGAATACTTGAGCCATGATCCCGCCGTAGAGCGGAATTACCTTAATGACCCGCTGGTCTGCAAAAATCCTTCTGTATCCATGATTTACCAGCTTTACCAGGGGTCCAGAGACATCTGGAAAAATCTTGGGAAAGTATCGTCCCCGATACTCATGCTACAGGGTTCGGGCGATAAGATCGTTCCTCCTGCAGTCACTCCAGAGGCTTATGGTTTCATCTCTTCCACGGACAAAACCAAAAAGATGTATGATGGATTCTACCATGAGATTCTAAACGAGAAGGGAAAGGGAGCTGTCTATTCAGACATATTGTCTTGGTTCTCAGCGCACTAA
- a CDS encoding 30S ribosomal protein S12 codes for MANGENAGSKLVSERNKYKWSDRDYKRRVLQLKKKSDPLEGAPSAKGIVIEKVGIEAKQPNSAIRKCVKLQLIKNGRQITAFAPGDGAINYIDEHDEVVVEGIRGRMGRSKGDIPGVRYKVVKVNGISLHELVKGRKEKTVR; via the coding sequence TTGGCGAATGGAGAAAATGCAGGTTCAAAACTTGTTTCTGAGAGGAACAAGTACAAATGGTCCGACAGGGACTACAAGAGAAGAGTACTTCAGCTCAAGAAGAAGAGCGACCCCCTGGAGGGAGCTCCCTCGGCTAAGGGAATAGTTATAGAGAAAGTTGGGATTGAGGCAAAACAGCCAAACTCGGCCATACGGAAATGTGTCAAACTTCAATTGATAAAGAATGGCAGACAGATCACCGCTTTCGCACCCGGTGATGGCGCAATCAACTACATAGATGAACACGACGAGGTAGTGGTTGAGGGCATAAGAGGGCGAATGGGAAGAAGCAAGGGAGATATCCCCGGAGTGAGATACAAGGTTGTAAAGGTTAATGGCATATCACTCCACGAGCTTGTAAAAGGAAGAAAGGAGAAGACGGTGAGATAA
- a CDS encoding MogA/MoaB family molybdenum cofactor biosynthesis protein: MHHRTDDKYDLNFLVVTVSDTRTERNDESGNIMSKLMSDSNRRFSRIIVSNDPEKISNLVEQSDANVIIFIGGTGLGMRDLTSATLRRIMEREIRGFGETFRSRSSLQEIHAILSDASMFAGKGKIVFSLPGSEDAQKVGFDLINDIVDHAYHEAMRQPRRS, from the coding sequence ATGCATCACAGGACTGATGATAAATACGACCTGAATTTCTTGGTTGTGACAGTTTCAGACACGCGGACAGAAAGGAACGACGAGTCTGGAAACATAATGAGTAAACTGATGAGTGACTCGAACAGGAGGTTTTCCAGGATAATCGTTTCCAACGACCCAGAAAAAATAAGCAATTTAGTTGAGCAGAGCGACGCCAACGTGATTATCTTCATCGGAGGGACCGGTCTTGGAATGAGAGACTTGACTTCCGCAACGTTAAGGAGAATTATGGAGAGAGAAATTCGTGGGTTCGGAGAAACCTTCAGATCCAGAAGTTCCCTTCAGGAGATCCATGCCATTCTCTCAGACGCCTCAATGTTTGCGGGAAAAGGCAAGATTGTTTTCTCACTGCCTGGTTCTGAAGATGCCCAGAAGGTAGGTTTTGACCTGATCAATGATATAGTGGATCACGCTTATCATGAAGCGATGAGGCAGCCCAGAAGAAGTTAG
- a CDS encoding 2-oxoacid:acceptor oxidoreductase family protein, whose protein sequence is MIQIRIGGWAGQGVMLAGTILAHSFSEVLKKNVVMTRSYTAAVRSGISTADVIIDDSAIYDLVITFPDVMIFMDQRALEASIGLARKSSYVIIDSTVVKKVPEDLKNVHVVDASAKAERISSPKISNMVLLGAFSRITGFVPMEALEETVKKYVPEKFAGADVECVRSGFASKS, encoded by the coding sequence GTGATTCAAATAAGAATTGGGGGCTGGGCGGGGCAGGGAGTTATGCTCGCTGGAACCATCTTGGCGCATTCTTTTTCTGAGGTATTGAAAAAAAATGTGGTTATGACCAGATCCTATACTGCAGCCGTGCGATCTGGGATTTCTACTGCGGACGTGATCATTGACGATTCAGCTATTTATGACCTAGTGATAACTTTCCCGGACGTTATGATCTTCATGGATCAGAGGGCACTGGAAGCCTCAATAGGACTTGCCAGAAAGAGTAGCTACGTGATCATCGATTCCACGGTTGTAAAGAAGGTACCGGAAGACCTGAAGAACGTTCATGTTGTGGATGCATCAGCAAAGGCGGAGAGAATTTCAAGTCCAAAAATTTCGAATATGGTCCTGCTGGGGGCATTTTCCCGAATAACCGGCTTTGTTCCGATGGAAGCGCTTGAGGAAACGGTAAAGAAATACGTTCCAGAAAAGTTCGCTGGGGCGGATGTGGAATGCGTAAGGTCAGGTTTTGCCTCTAAATCATGA
- a CDS encoding MFS transporter gives MNGQNRNRYDLSLLLISRSTRSFAAGFLAVIIGLYYTEGLHLSLTEVGILFAAGGLGTPLLTLIFGRLADIHGRKKLLLASLILLPLSIVILLVTTNYAFLIVSSALGGFGIAGGLVGGGVGGSVAPMQSALLAEKTDAENRTTLFSIFTMISSFAGSAGALMSNIEDYRLLFLIALVITAISVVSIIPLKENFKRKRINPEKGIQKKGNASPNRNIIAKFAVTGTMNGAAQGLITPFLSIILAETFLMPNGEIGDLFAVGGFLTALVMIFTPILTKRMGFVPMIISTRSVSTVFLLAFPFASSALMASFFYVIFTSVRALSLPSQQALMMTMVTEETRASATGINQSARLFPSAAASASSGAIQDYISVVIPFEISFVLNIANLLMYYKFFWNEPAARAGYQEIKVELS, from the coding sequence ATGAACGGTCAGAACAGGAACAGATATGATCTCTCATTATTGCTGATTTCAAGATCTACTAGGAGTTTTGCAGCTGGATTTCTGGCAGTGATAATCGGCCTTTATTACACCGAGGGATTACACCTTTCACTCACTGAGGTAGGAATCCTGTTTGCAGCAGGCGGCCTGGGCACGCCCTTGCTCACACTGATTTTCGGACGGTTGGCAGATATTCACGGAAGGAAGAAACTGCTTCTGGCGTCATTGATCCTGCTGCCTCTATCAATCGTCATTCTTCTGGTTACAACTAATTATGCCTTTCTCATAGTTTCGTCCGCACTAGGAGGTTTTGGAATTGCCGGGGGACTTGTGGGTGGCGGTGTAGGCGGTTCAGTAGCTCCAATGCAGTCTGCTTTGCTGGCGGAGAAGACAGATGCGGAAAACAGAACCACCTTATTCTCCATATTCACAATGATTTCCAGTTTTGCAGGGTCTGCCGGAGCACTCATGTCTAACATAGAGGATTACAGGCTTTTATTCCTTATCGCCCTGGTGATCACCGCCATTTCAGTTGTATCCATTATTCCCCTGAAGGAGAATTTCAAAAGGAAGAGAATTAATCCAGAGAAGGGAATACAGAAGAAGGGCAATGCCAGCCCCAATAGGAACATTATCGCTAAATTCGCCGTTACTGGAACAATGAATGGAGCTGCGCAGGGGCTGATCACCCCATTTTTATCCATAATACTGGCAGAAACATTTCTTATGCCAAATGGAGAGATAGGGGACCTTTTCGCAGTTGGAGGATTTTTAACGGCATTAGTGATGATCTTCACCCCTATCCTGACAAAACGGATGGGATTCGTGCCAATGATAATCAGCACCCGATCCGTGTCCACAGTTTTTCTTCTGGCATTCCCATTCGCGTCCAGCGCACTAATGGCGTCTTTCTTCTATGTGATATTCACTTCCGTCCGCGCTCTGTCCCTGCCCTCGCAGCAGGCGCTGATGATGACCATGGTAACAGAAGAAACGAGAGCTTCCGCCACCGGCATCAACCAATCAGCAAGACTTTTTCCTTCAGCCGCCGCATCTGCAAGTTCTGGAGCGATTCAGGACTATATTTCCGTGGTGATACCATTCGAGATTTCTTTCGTTCTCAACATTGCCAACCTCCTGATGTATTACAAGTTTTTCTGGAATGAACCAGCTGCGAGGGCGGGATATCAGGAAATAAAGGTGGAACTTTCCTAA
- a CDS encoding NAD(P)-dependent glycerol-1-phosphate dehydrogenase: protein MEFEKIRTMHFPRDIFVGHNAIVNITDVVKRNLRSGSIAIVTGNNTYELAGKRSEEMLKDAGFEVFSLITGEANVKNLESVNSFVKETKAGLVVGVGGGTKIDLAKKSAFDFGLPLVSVPTSASHDGIASPRASIKGNGSVASVEAVMPVAIIADTSVMVKAPFRFLSGGAADVISNITALLDWQLANRLKGEEYSSSAAAISEYASRELIEKAHMILPGVEESVWLVTKQILASGTAMAIASSSRPASGSEHMFAHALELYGPGNSIHGEQVAMGSVVSMYLHGGEWKKLIRTYEKIGISISAKSYGISRSTTIKSLMGAHSIRKERYTILGESDLSYDAAERTLEVTGVI, encoded by the coding sequence ATGGAATTCGAGAAGATACGTACAATGCATTTCCCTAGAGACATATTTGTAGGGCACAATGCCATTGTAAATATCACCGACGTGGTCAAGCGTAATCTGCGTTCTGGATCCATCGCCATCGTTACTGGTAACAACACTTATGAACTTGCAGGAAAGAGATCAGAAGAGATGCTCAAGGATGCTGGTTTTGAAGTTTTTTCCCTGATCACCGGCGAAGCAAACGTCAAGAATCTAGAAAGTGTCAATTCATTCGTGAAAGAGACTAAGGCCGGCCTGGTCGTCGGTGTTGGCGGCGGAACCAAAATAGATCTGGCCAAGAAGTCTGCATTCGATTTTGGTCTACCCCTTGTGAGCGTCCCCACATCAGCGAGTCATGACGGCATTGCATCTCCTAGAGCTTCCATCAAAGGAAACGGTTCAGTCGCTTCCGTGGAGGCCGTTATGCCGGTTGCTATAATAGCTGATACATCCGTAATGGTAAAAGCACCGTTTAGGTTTCTTTCGGGTGGAGCTGCTGATGTAATATCAAACATCACTGCCCTTCTCGATTGGCAGCTCGCAAACAGGCTCAAGGGTGAAGAATACAGCTCAAGCGCCGCTGCTATCTCGGAATATGCCTCAAGAGAATTGATTGAAAAGGCACATATGATCCTTCCAGGAGTGGAAGAATCCGTCTGGCTTGTTACGAAACAGATACTGGCATCTGGAACAGCCATGGCCATTGCCTCGTCTTCCAGACCTGCCAGTGGAAGTGAACATATGTTTGCGCATGCCTTGGAGCTATACGGCCCTGGCAATTCAATTCATGGCGAACAGGTAGCCATGGGATCGGTAGTTTCCATGTACCTTCATGGAGGGGAGTGGAAGAAACTGATCAGGACTTACGAGAAAATAGGTATAAGCATAAGTGCAAAAAGTTATGGAATATCAAGATCAACAACGATAAAGTCTCTCATGGGCGCGCACAGCATCCGCAAGGAGAGATACACCATATTGGGAGAAAGTGACCTTAGCTATGATGCTGCAGAAAGAACCCTTGAGGTCACAGGGGTAATTTAA
- a CDS encoding HesA/MoeB/ThiF family protein, producing the protein MPPLEFDRYLGSLSLQQISIAGQKKISSKKVAIVGVGGTGGVAAELLARSGVAEILIIDDDSVSLTNLQRQVEYAEPDLGKKKAEILKSRLERINRNVVITAKTERLTIENSTIIGKPDLIFDGTDNYSARNAINRYAVRNKIPWIMTAASETFGTIKAVLPHITSCTACLGYPETGNEGVGCAQIGILPSTPAVIGSLAISISLRILMEEAVEGDVIYIDTWNYGIERIKTVINPACKVCGIA; encoded by the coding sequence GTGCCTCCTCTTGAATTTGACCGGTACCTTGGTTCCCTGTCACTCCAGCAGATTTCCATAGCGGGGCAGAAGAAGATCTCCTCAAAGAAAGTTGCAATTGTTGGAGTAGGCGGGACCGGAGGGGTTGCTGCAGAATTGCTGGCAAGATCCGGTGTTGCGGAGATACTCATAATCGACGACGATTCTGTATCGCTGACCAATCTCCAGAGACAGGTGGAATATGCTGAACCGGACTTAGGGAAAAAGAAGGCTGAGATCCTGAAATCAAGGCTTGAAAGGATAAATAGAAATGTTGTAATCACCGCAAAGACTGAAAGGTTGACAATAGAGAATTCCACTATTATTGGAAAACCCGATCTGATATTTGACGGAACGGACAACTATTCCGCAAGGAATGCCATAAACAGATACGCGGTTCGCAATAAAATACCATGGATTATGACCGCCGCCAGCGAGACCTTCGGAACCATAAAGGCTGTCTTACCACATATCACTTCCTGCACGGCATGCCTTGGGTATCCTGAGACCGGAAACGAGGGAGTCGGATGTGCACAAATCGGGATCCTGCCTTCTACACCCGCTGTTATTGGATCTCTGGCTATATCAATTTCCCTCAGGATCCTTATGGAAGAAGCCGTTGAAGGTGATGTGATTTATATTGATACTTGGAACTACGGCATTGAGAGGATAAAAACCGTTATAAATCCGGCTTGCAAGGTGTGTGGGATCGCATGA